A genomic window from Sphingomonas taxi includes:
- a CDS encoding glycosyltransferase, with protein sequence MKAILVTIGSLGDLHPFIAIGRALAARGVDVVLAVPADHIDKVRAAGLAAEPILPSFAAICARLGIDTATATRRAITQRRFVLETVILPSLADSTAALDALAGGADVIVGSLFAPAAGIVAEKRGLPLVAINLQPMALFSAWDPPLTPDGALMIDRPRGRLGRGWNRALLGTVRATVRARYGGAVASVRQAHGLAAAKLAPVFDPMPTQCATLCCYSPLLAPVQPDAPPGCEAIGFPVYDRGELALDPVLAAFLDGGPAPIVFTLGSFVVHAPGRFYDVAAAAARALGMRAVLLTGTADTPSVDGDLLRLGYAPHSQLFGRAAAVVHHGGIGTTGQAMHAGAAQLVLPFFGDQFDNGARIARLGIGRSLRPAAFHGDAASGTLRALLDDRTIAARAAAIATQLRAERPTETAADRIIAAALRWRSSP encoded by the coding sequence ATGAAGGCGATCTTGGTGACGATCGGGTCGCTCGGCGATCTCCATCCTTTTATCGCGATCGGGCGGGCGCTGGCGGCGCGCGGGGTCGACGTGGTGCTGGCGGTGCCAGCCGATCATATCGACAAGGTCCGCGCGGCGGGGCTCGCCGCCGAGCCGATCCTGCCGAGCTTCGCGGCGATCTGCGCACGGCTCGGCATCGATACGGCAACCGCGACGCGGCGTGCGATCACGCAGCGCCGCTTCGTGCTCGAAACCGTGATCCTGCCCTCGCTCGCCGACAGCACCGCCGCGCTCGACGCGCTGGCAGGCGGCGCCGATGTCATCGTCGGCTCGCTGTTCGCGCCGGCCGCCGGGATCGTCGCCGAAAAACGCGGGCTGCCGCTGGTCGCGATCAACCTTCAGCCGATGGCGCTGTTCTCCGCCTGGGACCCGCCGCTCACTCCGGACGGCGCGCTGATGATCGATCGGCCCCGCGGACGGCTGGGGCGAGGATGGAATCGCGCACTGCTCGGAACGGTCCGTGCCACGGTGCGCGCCCGTTATGGCGGCGCGGTCGCGTCCGTGCGGCAGGCGCATGGCCTCGCGGCAGCCAAATTGGCACCGGTGTTCGATCCGATGCCTACGCAATGCGCGACGTTATGCTGCTATTCGCCGCTGCTCGCACCGGTACAGCCGGATGCGCCGCCGGGCTGCGAAGCGATCGGCTTTCCAGTCTACGATCGTGGCGAACTCGCGCTCGATCCCGTCCTCGCGGCGTTTCTCGATGGCGGGCCGGCGCCGATCGTCTTCACGTTGGGATCGTTCGTCGTCCATGCGCCGGGGCGCTTCTACGACGTCGCCGCCGCGGCCGCCCGGGCGCTGGGGATGCGCGCGGTGCTGCTGACCGGCACCGCGGATACGCCCTCGGTGGACGGCGATCTGCTGCGGCTCGGCTATGCGCCGCATTCGCAGCTCTTCGGCCGTGCGGCGGCGGTCGTCCATCACGGCGGGATCGGCACGACCGGCCAGGCGATGCACGCCGGCGCGGCGCAACTGGTCCTGCCCTTCTTCGGCGATCAATTCGACAATGGCGCTCGGATCGCCCGGCTCGGTATCGGCCGGTCGCTACGCCCGGCGGCGTTCCATGGCGACGCAGCCAGCGGAACGCTACGCGCGTTGCTCGACGATCGCACAATCGCTGCCCGCGCCGCCGCCATCGCTACGCAGCTCCGTGCCGAACGGCCGACCGAAACGGCCGCCGATCGGATCATTGCGGCGGCGTTGCGATGGCGATCATCTCCTTGA
- a CDS encoding NAD(P)/FAD-dependent oxidoreductase yields MRENTSVQSHYDVVIVGAGHGGAQAAIALRTAKFAGSIAMIGDEPEPPYERPPLSKDYLSGDKPFERILIRPPAFWGERDVVMRLGRRVVRVDPQAHTVTTGDGETIGYGQLIWATGGSPRRLSCPGHDLAGVHGVRTRADVDRMIAELPGVTRVAVIGGGYIGLEAAAVLAKFGKQVTVLEALPRVLARVAGEPLSRFYEAEHRAHGVDVRLGVTVACIEEADGRTCGVTLADGETVPAEMVIVGIGIVPAVEPLLDAGAAGGNGVDVDAQCRTSLADVFAIGDCATHANAFADGARIRLESVQNANDQATVVAKTIAGTPVDYRAVPWFWSNQYDLRLQTVGLSTGYDGIVVRGDMASRSVSLIYLREGRVIALDCVNATRDYVQGRALVLAGAVIDPAQLADTAVPLKEMIAIATPPQ; encoded by the coding sequence ATGCGGGAGAATACGAGCGTGCAGTCCCATTACGACGTCGTCATCGTCGGTGCCGGCCATGGCGGCGCGCAGGCGGCGATCGCGCTGCGCACCGCCAAATTCGCCGGCAGCATCGCGATGATCGGCGACGAGCCCGAACCGCCCTATGAGCGCCCGCCGCTGTCGAAGGACTATCTGTCCGGCGATAAGCCGTTCGAGCGCATCCTGATCCGCCCCCCCGCCTTCTGGGGCGAGCGCGACGTCGTGATGCGGCTCGGCCGCCGCGTCGTGCGCGTCGATCCGCAGGCGCACACCGTCACCACCGGGGACGGCGAGACGATCGGTTACGGCCAGCTCATCTGGGCGACCGGCGGCAGCCCGCGGCGGCTGAGCTGCCCGGGCCACGACCTCGCCGGCGTCCACGGCGTGCGCACCCGCGCCGACGTCGACCGGATGATCGCCGAGCTGCCCGGCGTCACCCGCGTCGCAGTGATCGGCGGCGGCTATATCGGGCTTGAGGCGGCGGCGGTGCTCGCCAAGTTCGGCAAGCAGGTCACGGTGTTGGAAGCGCTGCCCCGCGTCCTCGCGCGCGTCGCCGGCGAACCTTTGTCGCGCTTCTACGAGGCGGAGCATCGCGCGCACGGCGTCGACGTGCGGCTCGGCGTCACCGTCGCCTGTATCGAGGAGGCGGATGGCCGGACGTGCGGCGTCACGCTCGCCGACGGCGAGACGGTGCCGGCAGAGATGGTGATCGTCGGCATCGGCATCGTCCCCGCCGTCGAGCCGTTGCTCGACGCGGGGGCGGCGGGCGGCAACGGCGTCGACGTCGATGCACAGTGCCGCACCAGTCTGGCGGACGTGTTCGCGATCGGCGATTGCGCGACGCACGCCAACGCCTTCGCCGACGGCGCGCGCATCCGGCTCGAATCGGTGCAGAATGCCAACGACCAGGCGACGGTGGTCGCCAAAACGATCGCCGGGACGCCGGTCGACTATCGTGCGGTGCCATGGTTCTGGTCGAACCAATACGATCTGCGGCTGCAGACGGTGGGGCTGTCGACGGGTTATGACGGTATCGTCGTGCGTGGCGACATGGCCAGCCGCAGCGTCTCGCTAATCTACCTGCGCGAGGGCCGGGTGATCGCGCTCGACTGCGTCAACGCGACGCGCGATTACGTTCAAGGCCGCGCGCTGGTACTCGCCGGCGCGGTCATCGACCCCGCGCAGCTGGCGGATACGGCCGTACCGCTCAAGGAGATGATCGCCATCGCAACGCCGCCGCAATGA
- a CDS encoding helix-turn-helix domain-containing protein, which translates to MVQQPPRARIFAGDQVRALRARLSLSQIALSRRIGISTSYLSQIESGDRPITGGVLGALARAFPLDWVEIAPEDDSAALVGALEAGTDPSVPAALLDEADVLRGLKQQPLVARRMIALHAALRRSQEQLRVLDDRVDAQGSKPHLLPWEEVRDWFQGMGNYIDPLDRFAEGLADDLPPGRALVDRLQAAHDVRVIDDGIAAPMRAYDAAAGTLTIDGAQPIETRHFQLAHQLIRLEANALIEGIVGDAPLRSEAARDLLRVGLANYGAGALLMPYARFRAEARARRHDVDALRQRFGVSFEQVCHRLSTLQRPGLPGVPFFFCRIDMAGNITKRHSATRLQFAQYGGACPLWVAHEAVAISDRILVQVAEMPDGARYVSMAKGLVKATSSYRRVARRYAVVLGCEVEHAGAFIYGDGLDLAGADSATPIGPSCRICPRRDCDQRAFPPAGRELLVDPDRRSIVPYGFD; encoded by the coding sequence ATGGTCCAGCAACCGCCCCGTGCACGCATCTTCGCCGGCGATCAGGTGCGCGCGTTGCGCGCGCGGCTGTCGCTCAGCCAGATCGCGCTCAGCCGGCGGATCGGCATCTCGACCAGCTATCTGTCGCAGATCGAAAGCGGCGACCGGCCGATCACCGGCGGCGTGCTCGGCGCACTGGCGCGGGCCTTTCCGCTCGACTGGGTCGAGATCGCGCCCGAGGACGACAGTGCCGCTCTGGTTGGCGCGCTCGAGGCGGGGACCGATCCGTCGGTGCCGGCGGCGTTGCTCGACGAGGCGGATGTGCTGCGCGGCCTCAAGCAGCAGCCGCTGGTGGCGCGGCGGATGATCGCGCTGCACGCCGCGCTGCGCCGTTCGCAGGAACAGTTGCGCGTGCTCGACGACCGCGTCGACGCACAGGGGAGCAAGCCGCATCTGCTGCCGTGGGAGGAGGTGCGCGACTGGTTTCAGGGCATGGGCAATTACATCGACCCGCTTGATCGCTTCGCCGAGGGGCTGGCGGACGATCTGCCGCCGGGGCGGGCGCTGGTCGACCGGTTGCAGGCGGCACACGACGTGCGGGTGATCGACGACGGCATCGCCGCGCCGATGCGCGCCTACGACGCCGCGGCGGGGACACTGACGATCGACGGCGCGCAGCCGATCGAGACGCGGCATTTCCAGCTCGCGCACCAGCTCATCCGGCTCGAGGCGAACGCGCTGATCGAGGGGATCGTCGGCGACGCGCCGCTGCGCTCGGAGGCGGCGCGCGACCTGCTGCGCGTTGGGCTCGCCAATTACGGTGCGGGCGCGCTGCTGATGCCCTATGCGCGCTTTCGCGCCGAGGCGCGGGCACGACGCCACGACGTCGATGCGCTGCGCCAGCGCTTCGGGGTGAGCTTCGAGCAGGTCTGCCATCGCCTGTCGACGTTGCAGCGGCCCGGGCTGCCCGGCGTGCCGTTCTTCTTCTGCCGCATCGACATGGCGGGCAACATCACCAAGCGCCATTCGGCGACGCGGCTGCAATTCGCGCAATATGGCGGCGCCTGCCCGCTGTGGGTGGCGCATGAGGCGGTGGCGATCTCCGACCGCATCCTCGTCCAGGTCGCCGAAATGCCCGACGGCGCGCGCTACGTGTCGATGGCCAAGGGGCTGGTCAAGGCGACGTCGAGCTATCGCCGCGTCGCCCGTCGCTATGCGGTGGTGCTCGGCTGCGAGGTCGAACATGCCGGCGCGTTCATCTATGGCGACGGCCTCGACCTCGCCGGCGCGGACAGCGCGACGCCGATCGGCCCGTCCTGCCGCATCTGCCCGCGCCGCGATTGCGACCAGCGCGCCTTCCCGCCCGCGGGACGCGAGTTGCTCGTCGATCCCGACCGGCGCTCGATCGTGCCATATGGCTTCGACTGA
- a CDS encoding acyl-CoA carboxylase subunit beta — protein sequence MSSTQTELDRRRSAARAGGGEKRVAAQHAKGKLTARERLEILLDEGSFEEIDMYVEHNCVDFGMADQVIPGDGVVTGSGTINGRLVYVFSQDFTVFGGSLSERHAQKICKVMDTALKVGAPVIGLNDSGGARIQEGVASLGGYAEVFQRNVLASGVVPQLSLIMGPCAGGAVYSPAMTDFIFMVKDSSYMFVTGPDVVKTVTNEVVTQEALGGAVTHTTKTSVADNAFENDIEALLAARDFIDFLPASNRESVPERPTADAWDRLEPSLDTLVPASANQPYDMHELIRKVVDEGDFFETQPAHAANIITGFGRIEGRTVGFVANQPMVLAGVLDINSSKKAARFVRFCDAFDIPIVTFVDVPGFLPGTAQEHNGIIKHGAKLLFAYAEATVPKITVITRKAYGGAYDVMASKHLRGDLNYAWPTAEIAVMGAKGAVEIIFRGRTPEEIAERTAEYEARFANPFVAASKGFIDEVIQPHSTRRRIALGLRKLKGKALENPWKKHDNIPL from the coding sequence ATGTCATCGACGCAGACCGAACTCGACCGCCGCCGATCCGCCGCCAGAGCGGGCGGCGGCGAAAAACGGGTCGCCGCGCAACATGCCAAGGGCAAGCTCACCGCCCGCGAACGGCTCGAGATCCTGCTCGACGAAGGATCGTTCGAAGAGATCGACATGTACGTCGAGCACAATTGCGTCGACTTCGGCATGGCGGACCAGGTGATCCCCGGCGACGGCGTCGTCACCGGATCGGGGACGATCAACGGCCGGCTCGTCTATGTCTTCAGCCAGGATTTCACGGTCTTCGGCGGCTCGCTGTCCGAACGCCACGCGCAGAAGATCTGCAAGGTGATGGACACCGCGCTCAAGGTCGGCGCGCCGGTGATCGGCCTCAACGATTCGGGCGGCGCGCGCATCCAGGAGGGCGTCGCCAGCCTCGGCGGCTATGCCGAGGTGTTCCAGCGCAACGTGCTCGCCAGCGGTGTGGTGCCGCAACTGAGCCTCATCATGGGTCCGTGCGCGGGCGGCGCGGTCTATTCGCCGGCGATGACCGACTTCATCTTCATGGTGAAGGATTCGAGCTATATGTTCGTCACCGGCCCCGACGTGGTCAAGACGGTGACCAACGAGGTGGTGACGCAGGAGGCTTTGGGCGGCGCGGTGACGCACACCACCAAGACCTCGGTCGCCGACAACGCCTTCGAGAACGATATCGAGGCGCTGCTCGCGGCGCGCGACTTCATCGACTTCCTGCCCGCGTCGAACCGCGAGAGCGTTCCCGAACGCCCGACCGCCGATGCCTGGGACCGGCTGGAGCCGAGCCTCGACACTTTGGTGCCGGCCTCGGCCAACCAGCCCTACGACATGCACGAGCTGATCCGCAAAGTCGTCGACGAGGGCGACTTCTTCGAGACGCAGCCGGCGCATGCCGCCAATATCATCACCGGCTTCGGCCGGATCGAGGGGCGCACGGTCGGCTTCGTCGCCAACCAGCCGATGGTGCTCGCCGGCGTGCTCGACATCAACAGCTCGAAGAAGGCGGCGCGCTTCGTCCGCTTCTGCGACGCGTTCGATATCCCGATCGTAACCTTCGTCGACGTGCCGGGCTTCCTGCCCGGCACGGCGCAGGAGCATAACGGCATCATCAAGCACGGCGCCAAATTGCTGTTCGCCTATGCCGAGGCGACCGTGCCGAAGATCACCGTCATCACGCGGAAAGCCTATGGCGGCGCCTATGACGTGATGGCGTCCAAGCATCTGCGCGGCGACCTCAATTACGCCTGGCCGACCGCCGAGATCGCGGTGATGGGCGCGAAGGGCGCAGTCGAGATCATCTTCCGCGGCCGCACTCCCGAGGAGATCGCCGAGCGCACCGCCGAGTACGAGGCGCGCTTCGCCAATCCCTTCGTCGCGGCGAGCAAGGGCTTCATCGACGAGGTGATCCAGCCGCATTCCACCCGCCGGCGCATCGCGCTGGGCCTGCGCAAGCTCAAGGGCAAGGCGCTGGAGAACCCGTGGAAGAAGCACGACAACATCCCGTTGTGA
- the mce gene encoding methylmalonyl-CoA epimerase, whose amino-acid sequence MTDHAPLGRLNHIGVATPSIARSVETYRTLLGATAIGEPFDLAAQGVRVCFIDTPNTQIELIEPYDESSPIAGFLRSNPAGGQHHLCFEVADIHAAIADLTAKGARVLGEPRIGAHGTPIVFVHPKDMGGVLVELMETPLAGH is encoded by the coding sequence ATGACCGACCACGCGCCGTTGGGCCGCCTCAACCATATCGGCGTCGCGACGCCATCGATCGCGCGGTCAGTCGAGACGTATCGCACCCTGCTCGGCGCGACCGCGATCGGCGAGCCGTTCGATCTGGCCGCGCAGGGGGTGAGGGTGTGCTTCATCGACACGCCCAATACGCAGATCGAGCTGATCGAGCCCTATGACGAGAGTTCGCCGATCGCCGGCTTCCTGCGCAGCAATCCTGCCGGCGGCCAGCATCACCTGTGTTTCGAGGTCGCCGACATCCATGCCGCGATCGCCGACCTCACCGCCAAGGGCGCGCGCGTGCTCGGCGAACCGCGGATTGGCGCGCACGGCACGCCGATCGTCTTCGTCCATCCGAAGGACATGGGCGGCGTGCTGGTCGAACTGATGGAGACGCCGCTTGCCGGACATTGA
- the scpA gene encoding methylmalonyl-CoA mutase, with protein MPPAPEPTPQPGLADWQAAAAKEVKGKDLIWQTPEGIAVKPLYTAADAPVDPGLPGFAPFTRGVRASMYAGRPWTIRQYAGFSTAEESNAFYRRNLAAGQKGLSVAFDLATHRGYDSDHPRVTGDVGKAGVAIDTVEDMKILFDGIPLDQMSVSMTMNGAVIPILAFFIVAGEEQGVDRKLLDGTIQNDILKEFMVRNTYIYPPEPSMRIISDIFGYTSREMPKFNSISISGYHMQEAGATQLHELAFTIADGMEYVKYGVASGLDIDKFAGRLSFFFAIGMNFFMEIAKLRAARVLWHRAMTQLGAQDERSKMLRTHCQTSGVSLTEQDPYNNVMRTTIEAMAAMLGGTQSLHTNALDEAIALPTDFSARIARNTQIVIQEETGMTKVVDPLGGSYYVESLTQSLVDGAWEIIERVQAEGGMAKAVAAGWPKAMIEEASAARAARVDRGEDVIVGVNKYRKDGEDPIDILDVDNVAVREAQIRRIERVKASRDEAACRVALDALREAARMAPAVRPEPVEGQAQGLRQAQPERDWEQSNLLARAVDCARARATLGEISNAMEDVFGRFGTQPTPVKGIYGGAYADDARWLRLEDGVAATERRLGRKPRMLVAKMGQDGHDRGANLVSSMFGDLGFEVVPGPLFQTPREAATLAVEKDVDVVGASSLAAGHKTLIPELIAHLRDAGRADIKVIAGGVIPAQDYQGLRDAGVQAIFGPGTNLITAAEDVLRLLGHNMPPQDSPE; from the coding sequence CTGCCGCCGGCCCCCGAACCGACGCCGCAGCCGGGCCTCGCCGACTGGCAGGCCGCCGCCGCGAAGGAGGTGAAGGGCAAGGACCTCATCTGGCAGACGCCCGAGGGCATCGCCGTCAAGCCGCTCTACACCGCCGCCGATGCGCCGGTCGATCCGGGCCTGCCCGGCTTTGCGCCCTTCACCCGCGGCGTGCGCGCGTCGATGTACGCCGGCCGGCCGTGGACCATCCGCCAATATGCCGGCTTCTCGACCGCCGAGGAGTCGAACGCTTTCTACCGTCGCAATCTCGCCGCCGGGCAGAAGGGGCTGTCGGTCGCCTTCGATCTCGCGACGCATCGCGGCTATGATAGCGACCATCCGCGCGTCACCGGCGACGTCGGCAAGGCGGGCGTCGCGATCGACACCGTCGAGGACATGAAGATCCTGTTCGACGGCATCCCGCTCGACCAGATGAGCGTCAGCATGACGATGAACGGCGCGGTGATCCCGATCCTCGCCTTCTTCATCGTCGCCGGCGAAGAACAGGGCGTCGACCGCAAATTGCTCGACGGGACCATCCAGAACGACATCCTCAAGGAGTTCATGGTCCGCAACACCTATATCTACCCGCCCGAACCGAGCATGCGGATCATCAGCGACATCTTCGGCTATACCAGCCGCGAGATGCCCAAGTTCAACAGCATCTCGATCAGCGGCTATCACATGCAGGAGGCGGGGGCGACGCAGCTGCACGAGCTCGCCTTCACCATCGCCGACGGCATGGAATATGTGAAATACGGCGTGGCATCGGGCCTCGACATCGACAAGTTCGCCGGGCGATTGAGCTTCTTCTTCGCGATCGGCATGAATTTCTTCATGGAGATCGCCAAGCTGCGCGCCGCGCGCGTGCTGTGGCATCGCGCGATGACGCAGCTCGGCGCGCAGGACGAGCGCAGCAAGATGCTGCGCACGCATTGCCAGACGAGCGGCGTGTCGCTGACCGAGCAGGACCCGTACAACAACGTCATGCGCACGACGATCGAGGCGATGGCGGCGATGCTCGGCGGCACCCAGTCGCTGCACACCAATGCGCTCGACGAGGCGATCGCGCTGCCCACCGATTTCTCCGCGCGGATCGCGCGCAACACGCAGATCGTCATCCAGGAAGAGACGGGGATGACCAAGGTCGTCGATCCGCTCGGCGGCAGCTATTATGTCGAAAGCCTGACGCAGAGCCTGGTCGACGGCGCGTGGGAGATCATCGAGCGGGTGCAGGCCGAGGGCGGCATGGCCAAGGCGGTCGCCGCCGGCTGGCCCAAGGCGATGATCGAGGAAGCCTCCGCCGCGCGCGCCGCACGCGTCGACCGCGGCGAGGACGTGATCGTCGGCGTCAACAAATACCGCAAGGATGGCGAGGACCCGATCGACATCCTCGACGTCGACAATGTCGCGGTCCGCGAAGCACAGATTCGCCGCATCGAACGCGTCAAGGCGAGCCGCGACGAGGCGGCATGCCGCGTGGCGCTCGATGCGCTGCGCGAGGCGGCACGTATGGCGCCGGCCGTTCGCCCTGAGCCTGTCGAAGGGCAGGCACAGGGGCTTCGACAGGCTCAGCCCGAACGGGACTGGGAACAGAGCAATCTGCTCGCGCGAGCGGTGGATTGCGCCCGCGCCCGGGCGACGCTGGGCGAGATCAGCAACGCGATGGAGGACGTGTTCGGCCGCTTCGGCACGCAGCCGACGCCGGTCAAGGGCATCTACGGCGGCGCCTATGCCGACGATGCACGCTGGCTGCGGCTCGAGGACGGCGTCGCCGCCACCGAACGGCGACTGGGGCGCAAACCGCGGATGCTCGTCGCCAAGATGGGGCAGGATGGCCACGACCGCGGCGCCAATCTGGTCAGCAGCATGTTCGGCGATCTCGGCTTCGAGGTCGTGCCCGGGCCGCTGTTCCAGACGCCCAGGGAAGCCGCGACGCTCGCGGTCGAGAAGGACGTCGACGTCGTCGGCGCCTCCAGCCTCGCCGCGGGCCACAAGACCCTGATCCCCGAGTTGATCGCCCATCTGCGCGATGCCGGACGCGCCGATATCAAGGTGATCGCCGGCGGCGTCATCCCGGCGCAGGATTATCAGGGCTTACGCGATGCCGGCGTGCAGGCGATCTTCGGCCCCGGCACCAATCTCATCACCGCCGCCGAGGATGTGCTACGGCTGCTCGGTCACAATATGCCGCCACAGGATTCCCCAGAATGA
- the bioB gene encoding biotin synthase BioB, translated as MTRTDWTRAEIAALFDLPFDELMYQAQTVHRTHHAPSEVQLCTLLSIKTGGCPEDCGYCSQSASSDSGLKAAKLMQVDAVLADAAAAKAAGSQRFCMGAAWRNPKPRDMPAIVAMVEGVRAMGMETCMTLGMLEPEQAQQLAAAGLDYYNHNIDTSPENYGNVITTRTFQDRLDTLENVRQAGINVCCGGIVGMGETRADRVGFVHALATLPRHPESVPVNALVPVKGTPLGDMLADTPMARIDEIEFVRTVAVARITMPMSMVRLSAGRESMSEATQALCFMAGANSIFTGDKLLTTGNAGDSADAALFAKLGLTPMESAEPMRVAAE; from the coding sequence ATGACCCGTACCGACTGGACCCGCGCCGAGATCGCCGCGCTGTTCGACCTGCCGTTCGACGAACTGATGTATCAGGCGCAGACCGTCCACCGCACGCATCACGCGCCGTCGGAGGTGCAGCTTTGCACGCTCCTGTCGATCAAGACCGGCGGCTGCCCGGAGGATTGCGGCTATTGCTCGCAATCCGCCTCGTCGGACAGCGGGCTGAAGGCGGCGAAGCTGATGCAGGTCGACGCGGTGCTCGCCGATGCGGCGGCCGCCAAGGCGGCCGGGTCGCAGCGCTTCTGCATGGGCGCGGCGTGGCGCAATCCCAAGCCGCGTGACATGCCGGCGATCGTCGCGATGGTCGAAGGCGTGCGCGCTATGGGGATGGAGACGTGCATGACGCTCGGCATGCTCGAGCCGGAACAGGCGCAGCAGCTCGCCGCCGCCGGGCTCGACTATTACAACCACAATATCGATACCTCGCCCGAGAATTACGGCAACGTCATCACGACGCGCACCTTCCAGGACCGGCTCGATACGCTGGAGAACGTGCGGCAGGCGGGGATCAACGTCTGCTGCGGCGGGATCGTCGGCATGGGCGAGACGCGCGCCGATCGCGTCGGCTTCGTCCATGCGCTCGCCACCTTGCCGCGTCATCCCGAGAGCGTGCCGGTCAACGCGCTGGTGCCGGTGAAGGGCACGCCGCTCGGCGACATGCTGGCGGACACGCCGATGGCCCGGATCGACGAGATCGAGTTCGTCCGCACCGTCGCGGTCGCGCGGATCACCATGCCGATGTCGATGGTGCGCCTGTCCGCCGGTCGCGAGTCGATGTCGGAGGCGACGCAGGCGCTGTGCTTCATGGCGGGCGCCAATTCGATCTTCACCGGCGACAAATTGCTCACCACCGGCAACGCCGGCGACAGCGCCGACGCGGCATTGTTCGCCAAGCTCGGCCTGACGCCGATGGAGAGCGCCGAGCCGATGCGGGTGGCGGCCGAATAG